The genomic region GTTATAGGGCAGAAGAGAAAGAAGATGCGGCATCCATGTTGTTTTCTGGTTACGATGCCAGTACATTGCATTTACTGGcatagtaatcagaaaacaacatgCCGCATCTTCTTTCTTGCATTTAACCTTTTAGTTGACACAAGGGGTTGCGACGTTTTCCTACACTATGCGCTTTAGTCATGGCTCTTTTGCAACTAGATAGTTAAACGTGTGAGATTTAGGATTAGGAATGACCAAAAAATGTTTGCACCGCCCCTTATTTCTTGTACATGCTTTTGCTAGCAACATGGCCGGTGTAGTAGTGCTGGAGGCGGTGGGTCGGGTAGTGTTACCCGGAGATGTGTTGCTGCTCCCAGCACAATCACAAGATGCCCTTCTTTCCCTCTCAACGTCCTCTGGAATTACCGGCAAGGTGCGGGTAGTGTGCGGGCCCGGACTTATGAGGCAGGGGGATGATCTGCTGGTCAGCAAGTGTGGACTGCTCAGGCATCGGGAACCCTCTGTGTACTGGGTGGACTCTCAGCAAAAGAGGGCAAGTTTTTTTTCTTATAATCAACGTGTATATGATTTTTAGCACTACGTTAGAGTAAGTGTAAATAATCTACTAAGGATCAATAGTCTTACAATTACAagctctaacgaattagagcatataatttgtctactattatagccctttaaactTAGTTTGTGTAGGATCCATTACTTGCTGCCACAGCCCTACAAGGGGCCTGTGGTCTCTACTAAAAGGCTAAAGAATAGCTTTTCCATTGAAGTGGTTGATAGGAGACACCTGCACTAGCTCCAGTTATTTTGTTGCCCATGCTCAATAGAGGACGTTTGCTGCAAAATGTGACAGttgaacttaaaggggcattaaaccttcacaattatgttatataattctgcatagtgcagaattatataacaaagTATTTCTGAGATATTTTATCACAAAGTAGAATTTTGCAGAACGCCGCTCCAGGCTCTACTAAGCGGGCCTgtttttttcctaagcgcatcgcggcacgctgtctagtcacagctggccattaaactgaatgtagcctggtctggtagcaggagtgagctacattcagtttaatggctcgatcgggccggctgtgactagacttCGTGCCGGGATGTgcttaggaaaaaaacagacccgcttagTAGAGCCAGAAGCGGCATTCTGCAAAATTCTACTTTGTGATAAAATATCTCTgaaatactttgttatataaagTTGCCGCTAAGATAatatataattctgcagaattatataagattattgtgtaggtttactgcccctttaaagggacattaaacactaaatgcattttataaaCCTAGGGAAGTTATTGTTCACCTCTCTGTAGTCATAggtgctgccatattgaaatccATCTTTCACTAAATTCCAGagcaactcttcttcagatacctggcAGCACctgtgattagagggaggtgcttgAAATGTATTTAGTGGTTAGTATCCTATAATGGTAGCTCTCTTACTTCActaaaggcagtggctacactgagaagtgCACAttgtgcaagaaaacaagtaagttgtatactgttttttatttttacattgattTAACTTTTTCTAAAGGGGCACTCTTTCATATCTTTTTAAAAGATAAACTTGTCTCTGCCTCACAGATCTGAACCTAATGAGGATAAAGAATTCTCCGTCTGCTTGCATGCAAACTGTACCGTAAGCAGTGAGGGCAAAAAGTGTCAAGACAGAGGCACACACAGAAAAAGTATTTAGTGTTTCATGCACTGATTCTACACTGTACAACAACAATTGCATATAAAGGGCATAAAAGCAAATAGTTtcacacatttctttttttttttacaacaaatctCATTAAATGAAAAAATACAAACTTCCATTGTTTTTACAAGCAAAGATCTAAGCTTTTGGGTTTTGTGAAAATAAACAAATTTTCCTTGGTTTTCAAGTGTAGAGATGCATTTTCTATTTGAGTGCATAACATTGTACTGCACTTTTTGTAGTAGCTCTACATTTATCAAATAATTATAAAGTAAGAATGTTACAATTAGTGTGTTTTTGTTAAACCATCACATATCAATAGATTTCTATAATGTCATGCATTTCTCTTGAATAGTATGTACCAGTGAAAGCGGACCATGTCATTGGAATTGTGACAACAAAATCTGGTGATATTTTTAAAGTGGATGTTGGGGGCAGTGACCAAGCATTATTGTCTTTCCTGGCGTTTGAAGGTgcaactaaaaaaaacagaccaaatGTAAAGGTAAGATTTCTAGTGACCTTTGAGTCTCTTACAGTAATATTTACACTTCTATTTCTTGATgctgtttttatttataatttttttaattaaaggttaTTCCTAGAAAGATCATTTTCACACTACAGGTACATACTACAGTGGGATTACCTAGGGCAATGCACAAAATCATTTTCAGTTCGTCATCAAAGAAACAAGtgttaaatgctaaatagaatgatgcctAAACACACTGAGCAATGTACTAGAATTAGCGGAATCACTGTACATACGTAAAGTATTTCAGACATAAAATTCACAGTTTTCTGAAGTATTTAGAAGTGTgacagcacactttttttttttttagtttaaaatacaCTCAGTGCAAATGTTTCAAAATAAGCTAATAAATCCCAGACAAATAACACACTGGTTTACGACAAAGCAGAAGTATACACACAGAGAAAAGTGCActtacaggaatgaacaaccagctcaataacattgttagcctgttctttggcgatTGGGTGAAGCTTCTTTTTTTGCCCAGTAaatcttttcacagagtagaacattcctgtagtatatcagtctgatcccgcctattactgtcagtccagTGCGAAATAACAGGGAATtcctctcttaacaaggaacacagcaaccccagacgatcgtttcggcctacatagggcctcatcagtgaggtgtagccatattcccttaagcacactgagcaaggaatccacgtctggtttcccctttttcccttgggttcctggtagagtgcttctctctttgtatgcttttgtgttatgaccctggggaagtctccctaagggtgatggggaggAAAcccgacgtggactccttgcccagtgtgcctagaagaatatggctgcaccttactgacgaggcccacagaaggccaaaacgatcgtctggggttatcaAGTTTCTTGTTcaatgagaattgcctggtattttggggctgggctgaccttacacttcaggatcagattgatatacttcaggaaagttttcctttgtgaaaaactcaactgggctaaaagaggctgcttctaggtggtAGCTAACCATAgagcaagccactgagctgttcgtttctggtagagtgtttctttttttgtatgcaaaGCAAAAGTATGGCTTTCCTGTTTCTCATCCGTTTAACAGCATGTTATTACACAGACTGTAAAGCAGTAGTATTATCCATTTATAGAAGGGACCGTGTGTGCAAACCTATATTTCTGTAGGGCAATGTGCAAGTAATTCATTCAGTGAACATTTTAGTGCTTGAGGGAACCTTTTTTATAATCAATTTCGTTGATATTTTCctaaaataaaatcttttagcaaaaaaaaaaaagtgattagaGTTAGAGACAAAACAACTaaattaaatagacatgaaacccaaattgtttctttcatgattcatttagaagactggttttcaaacctgtcctcaggcctccccaacgagCAGGTAAAGTAACaaagtttactaatcagctgattatttcacctgtgctccagttcagatagcctcaaaatctgtcctgttagggaggtctgaggagaggtttaaaaaccagtgctttagagcatacaattttaaacaactttacaaaatttgcttcattcactttcattttttgttgttgttgaagaaGCGGAAGtacattactgggagatagctaaatacattgggtgagccaataacaagaggcatatatatgcagttgCCAATCGGCAGCtaattcccagtaatgcattgctgcttttgattctatctaggtattctttttaacaaaggataccaagagaacaaagcaaatgaggaaataaaagtatattgtgaagtttatttaaaattgtatgctcggtctgaatcattaaacttttattttgactttgctgtcccttttaatgtttgtTTTCAAAAGACTACAAGGCTCTACATATTAATGTTATATATACGCTACTTTTTGCATTTTTTAAGTTAttgggatagaaatgtcaaaatttaaatgtgcatttcaattttaagtagaagcatttttgcattatacttacatttccaaaaatgcttctagtaaaagttattactgcatACGCACATAGTTGTTGTAGTAacaatgtatttgtttgtttttaggttGGTGACCTTATTTATGGTCAGTTCATTGTTGCAAATAAGGACATGGAGCCAGAACTGGCATGCATTGATAGCTCTGGGAGAGCAAATGGCAAGGGAGTTATCGGACAAGATGGATTTATGTTTAAAGTTTCTTTGGGGCTAGTAAGAAAGTAAGAAAACTAAACATTTGCTATATTTTCCAATGCTTACCACACATGCTGCTTTTTCAGTAAATGagaagaaaatgttttaaattaaagggacatgaaacccaatttttttttctttcatgatttggaaagagcatgcaattttaaacaactttctaatttgtttcattctcttgatattctttgctaaaaaaagcatatctagatatgctcagtagctgctgattggtagatgcacatagatgcctcgtgtgattggctcacccatgtgcattgctatttcttcaacacaggatatataaagaatgaagaaaatttaaataatagaaggaaattgaaatgttatttaaaattgtattttatgactATGACTGATCCATTTGTATCCTTTTCTGGTAATAGTTGAGTGTTGCAAGGGTACATGTTGGCCTCTGCGTTTTAACTCCTGCTGAAGGATTAAGCACACAGGCAAAGGATAATTTGGCAAAATATAAACCTCTATTGAAATATAGTTTGACTTCTATTTCTCTTTAAATTGAAACTAACAGAAAATGCATGTTGTGTACCTTTTGGCACTGACCAATAGGGATACCTCTCACAGCAATTAGAAGACGAGTCTAAATAGAAAACCCAGGTTTATTAAACACAAGAGCAgccatatatatttttagtaatactTTGAAATAGCTCcaacatacatatattaaaatgtttTGTGCATGCATACAtttttatagggacagtaaacaccttgctatTTTTTATATGGAATGTTTGTTATGCAGAGaataacaactttgcaatatacaggtagaaaaccctttgtcCAAACAGCtttggaccggaaaaggtttgggtgttggaatatttgcatctttaaaatgtgaTAGTCTGGAGAGGGGATATggtaccaagtgtaaacaacatctcataccatttaggcaatatttacatttcataatacagcttatacatgcaatatttttgtatacatagtaccctcagaaagatagtttagtactgtaatcagaaagataatatttttaaataaatatagactattatttgtatCTCAGAACACAGAATAAGCAAGCCAAAGGCACAGACAGAGATGATTGTTACCTGtactttattttgtccccttttcatgtaactaAGCTTTGAAAATTGTAGATAGACTAGTTCTCAGAACttcaaatgcaccctgctgacttctaaaGAAGCAAAATATCTCTCCTTAACTGGCTTTCACATATAACATACtgtaaaacaatgtactttatactaaattTATAGCTGTGGTTAGCCCAGTTGTTTGCAGACTCAAATTCAGGCTGGCTACTCCAACTgcttggtggagtttggctatttaaagcAGTTGCAGTCAAccaggtgttaatttgttttaaaaatacttaGTTGATATgatattttatagcaagacaacagaaatttaTTTCAATTGCAAAGGTGTTTACGATACCTTTTATCTGTAAAGTTGTTTTTGTGATACTTTATATTCTGTTTCTTATAAATACTTATCATTATATTACATTACCTTTGGAGGTAACAGACAGAGAAAATTAGCAGTttcatatgaataataaaaaaaaaaaagtttgaaaccactgttgtaatgtgtaatatactcttctttttaatattgcaGGTTACTTACACCACAGAATGACATTATTCAGGAGCTGATGAATATTTATCCAATGGAGATTGTTATTGGTATGAATGGGCGGATATGGGTGAAAGCAAAAACTATTCAACAAACTTTAATTATAGCAAATCTTTTAGAAGCCTGTGAACACTTAACCGCTCAACAGCGAAAACCAGTCTTTGCAAAGTTTGCAGACTTATAAATAATTTTCCATCCATGAGGAAGTGCATGGAAATATTTTGGATGCCTGCAAGCTGTTTGAATAAATGTATTTCTACAAATGAGACATTAAAACCAGCTAAACTTTATTTTGTACATAtgtcttttttgtttaaatttgctGTATAtagttatttctttaaaaaaaaatggtttaccaTTCCCATGTCTTTTAATAAAACCATATTCTTTTACCATTGTATTGCTTGAATATTATTTTCTTAGTACTAACATTTTGGAagtcttaaagtgccataaaacattttgaattATGTGCATGTTATAGAAGGGTCAGTCAATGTAAAACAGTGtggggaaaaaaatgttaaagAGCTTAtaagtatcttaaagggatagtctagtcaaaattaaacttccaggattcagatatagcatgctattttaagcaactttctaattgactcctattatatacTTTTTCCTGTTCTTTTGATatcttgaatgtaagcttaggagccagcccattttagttcagcacctaggtagcgcttgcttattggtgtctacgtttagacaccaatcagaaagctctatccaggtgctgatccgaaaatggactggctcctatgcttacagttctgctttttcaaataaagataccaagagaacgaaaaaaaataataggagtaaattagaaagttacttataaTTAACAATATTCCCCTCGGGAATGAATTTCGAATGGGACATATCTTATTTCATATATCTTATTTAATTAATTCTATTAAATTAAACAACTTAAATCTAACACTTTAATAACCAAAATTTACACTCATATTCATATTTATGtgttggatattattattattattattactttttattttttatttatattttgttctgATTTGATTATTTCTTTCTTGTCGTTCTCTTCCTCCATCCCTAAcacataatatttaataaatattagttTTATCTGCTGTTTTAAACTTCACAGCATTTGTCATTAATTTTCAACATTAAACTAGTGAGTGTTTATGATCCTTAAATAAAGGCATATAATGAAAGCTCAAATAATATACATTTATCCTAGCTGAATGACATATTTTGCTAATGTTTACTATATATAGTTAGTCATTCTTGAACACTTTAAGGCATATTTCTacttttattactttgttttgttttttaaaccattttagtcTACCTTAATGAAGGGAAAGAGGTGGTCCATACCAACTGTTGTGATTGGAGGGGTCAGCCTTAAGTACCAGGTGGTTTTGCACTGTAATCACTTATGATTAAGCGCTACACCAGCGCGAAACTCATCAGGGGTTACTGCCTGGCTAACCTGCATTGAGATGTTTGCACTTTTACCtcctcaataaaagttatatttaagaaTTTACCCCTGGAGTGCCTGGAATCCTTCttttgtcttaaaattgcatgctctggcttaatcatgaaagtttaattttgactagactattcctttaatacaatttccaaaaatctgcaaaattacttactttAGTGTAGCCTGCTCTACCCCCCCACCcctttatcagtgtcctactccatacCTTGTGGTGTCATGTAacaaaagtgtgcatgtgaggataattacttatgcaatttACTTATGAAATCTACTACCTATTGCCGTCAATATCTGTTTCtgtgagctcaagctaaagggtagtagattcaggagtaatttgaggaagcacttatttacagaaagagtgattgatttatggaataaacttcctcaagaggtagtagcgacaaacactgtggggactttaaaaatgcatgggacaagcataaggctatcctacaaactagataagtttatactgttaggtaatatcgggcagacttgctgggcctatggctcttatctgccgtcaatatctatgttaccTACGGAAAAAAAGgacaatatatttttgtaaaaaaaaaatgaaacagttTTGCACGTAAGCTTTGGATGCATATTTAGAAACCTAtgtatgttcatactgttttatgaccctttaacgtGTCAAAATGTGAATAGAAGTTTATATTAGTACTAGTTCTCTGTTGTAGTAGGTGGAAACTCCCAGGTGTTTTCTGGGTGCCTCCTCTTCCCATATATAACTATATCCCTTTCCCTAATTTTTTGAGAGGTTCAATTAAAATATAGCTTAtctataacttattttttttaataatactagCAAACAAACCAGGCATAAGACATCAAACTAGTGGTGTGCAGGTGGACCGTCATATGACATTGCTTTGAATATGAATAAAATCATCTGTCTTTGAGTAGTAATCTTGTGTGTGGGGTTTGTTTGTTACTATTTATAAGAAGCAAATGGGTAGAGgaacctgccaagagttgcactgttatagaTTACCttacatgaaggtgatctacagaaaAACTGGGCTTGTAGACTTacctgctaagggggttcaaggggatgacaagaGGTGAAgacttgtagatgggaatgtgaggaggtaacaagaggaggGCAGAGCTGGGAGGGAGTGCATCTGGAGACAGGTCAGATATTTAAGGGGgaagcagtgttattgagggccttgaatgttagCTTcattggaactaaggggcctagtccAAACCCTGACCAAAAAAAGCTCCAAACCATTGTTCCTCCTCAACCAATTTTACAGCAAGCATTATGCATTCCAATATGTGAGCATGTCAGAAATCAACCCAAGATGGATTTCTGCCTGAGAATCCTAGCAGTATCATAGATCTGTTTTGAATGTTTCTCTATCTGATAGTTAAATGTAAACAAATGCATTAACGTCTTGTTTAGTGAGTTGGTTATGAATCTCATTTTAGGTTGTATTATTTACAATAGActcatctaaaaaggctgctaTTTACTTGTGGTCCCTGAATTCTTTAAAAAGTTTTGGAAATATTTAATTCAGTCAGTACTCTTAACAGGTTTGTGTAAATAACTCCAGAAAGTACAGCCACATTTGCTTGAATCAAAGGCTAGATTGATTTCTGTATTTCACAGTTCTAAAGCTCTAATATTCTGGAGCACATCTTGCTGTGGCCTCCAAACCAACCATCTGGCAGGCACTTCTGTCTTCTTGTCATATTGAAGCACTGTGTGTGCTATAATCTTTGGCTGCCATGCATAGTTGTTAAACGAAGTTGCTACAGGACCCCAGTTGCATAGTCTTTCTGGACCTATTGTACTGGGAAACAACTTTGAACATGGAGACTCCAACagattatatacatacagcagcATCTGAAACAGCCAGAGTAGAGGTTTGAACATGTCCTTGATAAGATTGTTTCCAGGTTCCTGACACATTCTCCCAATCAGATGACAATCCTCTTGAGCCAATGCAAGGGGAGTGGCATTTTGTAGAAAGCTGTGGAGAGTCGGCCTCGAAAGTAGATACTCTGATTCCTGGCAGCACTCAAGAGAAACAAAACAACTTATAGCTCTCTTACAGACAAAAGTAAAGCTGTCACTATGGGGAATGGAATGCTTGCACCATGAGTGCAGATGAGCCCTTGTTGCAGGAACAGATAATTGAAGCGACTGCTtatagggacataaaccccaatatttttttttcttcatgattcagacagagcatgtggttttaaacaactttccaagctacttctattgtctaatctgtttatttctcttgatatcctttgttgaaagggatacctaggttgAATGaggagctgctgtttggtggctgcaaatatatgcctcatgttattggctcactgaatgtttcatgtcctttttttttAAGACTGCTTCAACATTCTTACTAGGTACAACAtccttttgttttaaattttatttcaattaACcacaaattgtgttctctatctgaatcatgaaagaaaatttgggtttcatgtccctttaatctctcataTATCTGCCAATGAACCCAGTCTGATGGGACCTTTTATACTATCTTCCTTGACTCCCCTCAGATATTGCATAGCCTGTTGGAGGTCATGAAGGAATCTAACTATACATAACTTCACCCAGGAGAATTACATATATCATTGATTCCTCATTCCAACGACGAGTATATTGAGTTGGGACTCCCTGATGCATATAATTTAAGTCCTTACTGGGATACAGAGCTTCAGTTTCTGCTTAAGGGACACATGGCAATCTCTGTTTTTATACTTGTTCTCTGGGCAGTTTACtggtttaggggccgatttactggTTTGGGGGTTCAATTAAAATAGACTTGGGTCTCTTAAATTATTAGAAGATATTAAAGATGACTTTTTTAAGTTTTATTGTCATACTTTCATTTACAGATCATTGTCTATTTTATACAGTCTTTTGAATTACTTAATATTGCAAATGCTTTTCCTGCGAATTAAGATAAGAGCCTACATAATCAGTGTCTTTTCTGTATGCAATATTGAAAAACGACATCCTATAATTATTGTCACTTTCTTTTGTGGTACATAGAAGAGTATATGTGTTACTTTTATTCCTATAGCTCTGTGAGCAATTGTTGATTATCACCTATTTTGTGTACCAGAGtgaacaatgatatatatatatttatcaattatACTACTGTTCAAAAGTTATAGGCAGGTTTGAAAAATGTATGAATGCATTcacaaatagaaatgttaatatttGGTGTTACTATCAAGTGGCTTTAAAACACCACAGGTTTTTAAGGAACTctgcaggtaggttgttccaaacatctagGAGAAGTAACGatagttcttctgtggatttaggcagcctcatttgcttctgtctcttcatgtaatcccagacagactctatgatgttgagatcagggctttGTGGGGGCCTCATCATCATTTCCAGGACTCTTTCTTCTTCTATATGCTGAAGATAGTTATTAATGACATTGGCTGTATGTTTTGGGTCTTTGTCGTGCTGCATAATAAATgtggggccaatcagatgcctccctgatggcTTTGCATGATGGATAGGTATCTGTTTGTTCTCTGGTTGGGACTAGTagtgcacttctactgtgtgtttaacctaatTGTCGTGGTTAAACACACAAAAGTGTAGGGTAGAaagaattagaacatgtaattgtcCAACTTTTATGGCCTTGTTAAATATGTTAAAAGCAGCaactacaacctacactaacctttctttataccagttcctctcctccattgctatcccctgaacccccttagcatgtaagcctaagagtccagctgtttgtagatcaccttcttaagagctgactacaacagtgcaactcttggtagggccctctacccatttgatccctataattgttttgttgtactccacctttgtttatagcgctgcagaatctgttggcgctctacaaataaccgataataataaaataattatagttATAGAAAGACCTAGAGCCTTactaatggtggggggggggggcatagtgaTTGCTGAACTATTAAAACAGTAGGAAAATCCTCTCTGttaaataaaatattgatatttaatttggggttaattgaatataattttaaaattaaaaggctGTTGTGTACCTAGTAAGGATATTGAATCAGCCTTAAATTTACTTTTAATTATACTGGCTCCAGATCTAATTTCAGTAGAAATATTATAGTTTTATAATTTAACATAATAGAGGTCACAGTTGAAGTGTGGAACTCTGAAAAAGTTAAATTCTGCAAACACACAGTTCTTGCATTTAAGTCCAAACAGTATATTTGAGATGGAAGGTATATTGGgaatgttaaaatattaaaaatatgaacaTGTTCTTAAGTAATTTCACACATTTTTATAGaccttaccttttttttcattttttttttttgtttaaggcgATACCTGTAACATTTCCACTGGTGATATAATTAAATGTGGGAATAAATGCACACCTGACTGCAAGTAGAACCAATATTCTCAATTTATTTCTGTGTTTTCTGGTAGGTCTCCTAGACACAGTACCTGCAGACTTGTTGGAACTCTGATTAAAATAGCAGCAATTtcttgaaacattaaagggacactgaacccaaattttttctttcacgattcagatagagcatgagatttaaagcaactttctaatttactcatattatcaaattttctttattcttttggtatctttatttgaaatgcaagaatgtaagtttagatgccggcccatttttggtgaacaacctgggttgtccttgctgattggtggataaattcatccaccaataaaaaagtgctctccagagtactgaaccaagaaaaaaagcttagatgccttatttttcaaataaagatagcaagagaacgaagaaaaattgataataggagtaaattagaaagttgtttaaaattgcatgctctatctgaatcacgaaagaaaaaaatttgggttcagtgtccctttaacatcatataCTATTTGTTGCATCTATTTTAAATCATTGGAAAGTATATTACAGATTTTACATTTTTTGAAAAAGGATTTCCCTGACTTaaacattaattatttttattgaagtttttagaAGTTACAAAAGGTAACACATGACAAATCTCCGTAACAGCTGACTTACAGAATGTTTACAAGCCAGTGTGGTAAAACACAAGGTTGCTAACTACAAGATGGTGAGAAAACAATGAGTCCTCCAATAAAAAGGgagaggaaaccccaaaatgttccttcatgaattagatagaacatacaattttaaacaacgttccagtttacttctattatcaaagtttctttattctcttgttatccttagctgaaggaacagcattgcactactggcagctatttgaacacatctagttaaccaatcacaagagacaaa from Bombina bombina isolate aBomBom1 chromosome 2, aBomBom1.pri, whole genome shotgun sequence harbors:
- the EXOSC3 gene encoding exosome complex component RRP40, which produces MTKKCLHRPLFLVHAFASNMAGVVVLEAVGRVVLPGDVLLLPAQSQDALLSLSTSSGITGKVRVVCGPGLMRQGDDLLVSKCGLLRHREPSVYWVDSQQKRYVPVKADHVIGIVTTKSGDIFKVDVGGSDQALLSFLAFEGATKKNRPNVKVGDLIYGQFIVANKDMEPELACIDSSGRANGKGVIGQDGFMFKVSLGLVRKLLTPQNDIIQELMNIYPMEIVIGMNGRIWVKAKTIQQTLIIANLLEACEHLTAQQRKPVFAKFADL